The following proteins come from a genomic window of Argopecten irradians isolate NY unplaced genomic scaffold, Ai_NY scaffold_0305, whole genome shotgun sequence:
- the LOC138312401 gene encoding uncharacterized protein — protein sequence MTGSTSQISYYVGTNRDTSTSTVVIGCLGNVLTAIVLWSKEIASPTNLLLRALVVSDIVLITIPFFDILNSSTNFLIYVLVGRKFRQKFLSLF from the exons ATGACTGGAAGTACTTCTCAGATCAGTTACTACGTGGGCACAAACCGAGATACATCCACGTCAACTGTCG TAATCGGATGTCTAGGCAACGTTTTGACTGCCATTGTTCTTTGGAGTAAAGAAATTGCATCACCAACAAACTTGCTTCTTCGTGCTTTGGTCGTGTCGGATATTGTCCTTATCACta TTCCTTTTTTTGATATATTGAACTCTAGCACAAACTTTCTCATTTATGTCTTAGTTGGAAGGAAATTCAGACAgaagtttttgtctttatttt